The following nucleotide sequence is from Hevea brasiliensis isolate MT/VB/25A 57/8 chromosome 7, ASM3005281v1, whole genome shotgun sequence.
ATCCATTTTAGCTTGTATAATTTGTTTCGGCATGTAAAAGGGATGTGATGCTTCAGTTATAATCCAATCCACTCCGAACAACAAAGCAGAGAAAGACCACCCGGATAATTTATCATTGGCCGGGGATGGATTTGACACCGTGATCAAGGCCAAAGCCGCCGTGGACGCCATCCCCAGCTGCAGAAACAAGGTGTCATGTGCAGATATTCTTGCAATGGCAACAAGAGATGTTGTTGCTCTGGTCAGTCCACAGTACACATACTCTTATATTCTCTGCCATAAATTTCATGGTCATAATTAATTGAACCTCAACATTTGGTGTGTGATATAAATGTAGTCTGGTGGACCTTCATATGCTGTTGAATTGGGAAGACTTGATGGCCTCAGCTCAACTGCTGCTAGCGTTAATGGCAAACTGCCTAAGGAAACTTTCAATCTGAATCAACTCAATTCTCTCTTTGCTTCTCATGGCCTCTCCCAGACTGACATGATTGCTCTCTCAGGTACTAGTTTGTTATTCAttgtttattattcttttaattaTTGAAAAGCCATAAAAAATTAAGGTGACACAAGCCTAATAATTTGGCTACGAAGACAAGTAAATCGTAGATTCTCAGCCTCATTTGACAGGTCACAGGTCAATTGTCTTCTGGATtttgtttaatttaaaatatataatcttATTACCTGGCATTGGTTGGTAAGCACCCAGCAATAACGATGAAAAGTCAAGCTTTGATTGTGTGATGCTAATCACCATCCATTTGATTTTCTGCAGCGGCACACACCCTTGGATTTTCCCACTGCAACAGGTTCAGCAACAGGATATACAATTTCAGTCGTCAAAATCCAGTGGATCCTACACTCAACCCGTCCTATGCAACTGAACTACAGCAGATGTGCCCCAGGAACGTGGATCCCAGGATAGCCGTCAACATGGACCCGATCACACCTAATACCTTTGACAATGTATACTTCAAGAACCTCCAGAATGGAAAGGGACTCTTCACTGCAGACCAAGTCCTCTTTACAGACCCAAGGTCCAGGCCCACTGTTAATGCATGGGCTAGCAACTCCCCAGCCTTTGAGAGAGCCTTTGTTGCCGCCATGAAGAAATTGGGCCGGGTCGGAGTCAAGACAGGCAAAAAGGGAAATATCCGTCAAGATTGTGctgttttaaattaaaataaaagtcaAGAAAATAAGAGAGGGAAAATATTTTATTTGTAAATTGAATAAAATGTGAGAATAAATGATGTGAAAGGAAAGTGAAGAGGGGATGATGTTGGGATTGACTTGAATTTTTGAGTGGCTTCTTAATCTTAACAGGGTTGTGTAGTTGTTGAAAGTGTCAAATGTTTCAATAATCAATACAAAGGGCAGTGGAAGTATTCCCATTTGCAGCCATATAATATATACAAAAGCAAACAAATGAAGCTTAGCATGTGACAGTGATTTGGCAGCCCACATGAAAAGTTCTACTGCCAAGCTTATCTGCACATTCAGTAATGTGTCAGATTTGGATGTTATTATGAACCTCAAACGGCTACAAGACAAGATACAGCTGGAATGATTAATAAAAAGATTAAGATATTGTGTTATGCACCTTAGTTATTCCAATTCTGCAAgtgtttcttttttttaattattatttatttgttcaAAGTTTCAAGATACTCATTTCAAAAGAAATGCACATTAGGTTATAATGCAGCAAAATTTTATACCCTTTTCTGGTTAGGGTATCCAAGGTTTTGATGCTTTCAGCTTTTTACATGTCATCACTAGGAACCTCAGACATAATTAATCGATTACCGTTAAACTTCCTGGCTTTTAAGCTCTTTGTTTTGAGGACACTGTAAAAATCATTACCCTAATTTCCTCGTAAGTGAATCAACTACTCATGAACCTGATGTTTATAAGCATGTCATCATCTCCCTATCAATAATTTCCATCCATGTGAATCCACTGCTTTGGAACATGCTTGCATATCAAAATTCTGGGCCATATAACAGTTGCATTCAATAAATAAAGTTCTCCATCCCAGAATGCTAGATCTGTCAAAATGAAGTTCCCTACAGCAATCTCAACAACTATGAGTAATCATGGAGCAGAAAACCTAACATGCTTGAATTACGTGGTGAATTAATGACAGACAGATCTAGCACAGAAAGAAACTATAGCTTAGAAAGCTCACTTGAGCTAGAAACCATAGCTTACTaaaatattatgattgatgtttgaTCTCTTTGACCAACCACTTAGCTCAGAAGATCATTTACTAATTATAAAGAAAGAGCATACTGATGCTGGAAACCAAGGCTACATTTCAGATGGTGCACCTCGTTCAAACACAATTCCTAAATAACCAGAAAGCAGCTTAGCCATTAGAATCACTTCCTATTAAGATCTCTTGCCCAAGATCTAGTCACAAGCCTACTAATAGTGAAATCTAATTCAAAAGCTAAAGCTTTTACTTTATCTTCTTTCCTTGGCCTATTATTGCTGAAAACGTGAACTTGTTAAAACTTGTTAAAAGGGAGCTCTAACATTAGGCTCGTTTGAGAAGAGAGTCTAGAtttcaatttaattgaaaataattctgCTTAATTTTCTTAATTCAAGTGACTCCTTTTATAAGAGAGGTTTACACAAGATTTATTAGATTTCTAGTAGAATTAGAAGTCCTAGTAATATTTGAAATCCCTGTATAAAAGAGATTATAATTCTGAAAAGGAAATAACTCTTAATTAAAACAAGAATTaatatctaataataataataggatgTAAATCTCGAAAATTCAACCAACTTTGCCAAGTGGTCCACAGTGCTTCCATAACATATCTCCCCCTGAAGAAAGAGTTTGTCCTTAAGCTCAACAGTAAGATAAGACTATGAATCGCCCATAGTCCCTTTGCTCCGTTGCTTCCTCTGAATCATCCATCTCTAACCAAACAACTCCTtacattgatgcttggagaaatATGGTTTGTCACAATTATAGCAAAGCCCCTTTGCTCTTCGCTCAGCCATCTCTAGATGGTTCAATCTTTTAATAAAGGGAGATAAAACACTTCCTAACTATAATGTGCTACTGGCTTGGTTAGCAATAGCCTTGGTTATAGGCAGAATTGATGAAATAGTTGTTATTCTTATATTGGACCATGAACTTGTCTAATTTTCTTCCAACTGTTATTTTCTTTCAAAGGCTCTTGCCATGTTCATAGTTGTCATCAAGCTCGGGGGATTTTGCATCTCTACATCAATTCAGATTGAATCTGTCAGGCTTACATTAAACAAATCAACTTGTTGATATACCTGAGCTATTGTTGCACAAGCTAGAAGACTTTAGAACTGACGTTGGTATACTTCAGATTAGCCAATTTGCCCAAAGGATTGCTACTAAATGGAAGCCCATATATCAAATTGCAATATTCTTTGAACGCGTTCCACAATAGTTGGGGTTCTTCTTATTCTAATATGTAGAACCAAAGTTGTGTCTCGTCTATCATATGGAATACAGCGAGATTCACCTTATCTGTTTCTGGCATCCGTTGGTTTGAAAAAAAATTGTTCACATCTATGTAACCAAATTAACAGATCTTCGAATCCATCAAACGTTGGAAAATTCAATTTTGTATACTTTGGTACTACCCCTACTATGAGTTTCACTTCTGTTTTTCCATCAATTCTATTATTGCTGCCTTTATAGTTGTTATTGCTACCTGAGCTGCCCTCTATTTCCTTGTCTCAGCTCTTATAAGTTGCCTGAATGAACTCTTGTAATTGACGGGACAAGTTTTGCAATTGGGATTCCAATTTCGACATTGATTGCTTGATTCGATCTTCCATCCTTGATTCAACCTGTGCTACTCTTGCTTCAGTCAATGCTCGTACTTCTTGGAATAGCGCCCTCAATTCTTCTCTTGGATCTTTATCGTCCATGACAGCCGGCTTTGATACCAATCTATTAAGATCTCTCACCTAGGATCTAGTCATAGGCTTATTAATACTAAAATATGATTCAAAAGCTAAAACGTTTGCTTTACCTCGATTCTTTCCTCGACTTATTGTTGCTAAAAATATAAGCTCGTTAAAAGAGAGCTTTAACCTTAGACTCCTTAGAGAATAGAAAATCTAGATctcaatttaattgaaaataattctactttattttattaattcaagTGACCCTGTTTATAAGAGAGGTTTATACAAAATTTATTAGAATTCTACTAAAATTAGAAGCCCTAATAATAATAATCCCTATATAAAAGGGATTACAATTTTAAAAAGGAAATAACTCTTAATTAAAACAAGAATTAATTCAACTAGTTTTGGCGAGGGGTCCACAATGCGTCAATAACACTTCCCAACAAATTTTAAACTTAAAGAAGAAAGAAGTATGTGCCACACCTTCAATTAGGCAGCCAGAAGAGAACCACCAAAATAAACCCTTGGCAAAAGGCCATGATGGGGTTAATGAAATCTAAAGAAGATTTTTATGAGCCATGCATTTGGAAGATTAGCATACCTCCAACAACAATGATAGGAAGAAGGCACAGCATATCCCTATCAGTccgaagagaaaaataaaaaaggatcATCAGAGGGAAGGAACTTCCAAACTATAGACGAAATGGGGCTGACATGCCATCAAATTTTCATAGTTCTGATTTGAACTCACATGAATACCATATCAGCTATCAGGATTTTGATGTGAAAATAAATCTCCtccagcaaaagaaaaaaaaataataataataataattccgtGAATGTATGTTATATTTGCTTTTACCTCAAAATAAGCACAAGAAATTGAAACAAGGTGACTTGTATAGAACTATCACTGAGCAAATAAGGATCCATGTCCTCAAATtaaccaaagaaaaaaaaaaatttcccatCACCTGATCACAAGGATGAATTTGATTTTCAAGGTTTTCAAATGTCCTATAGTAAATTTCTCTTATTTTTGTTTACTCATGGTATGGGCTACTGGCATTTCATGCAGAAGACAGAAAAGTGAGACCTTGGGAGTTGAGGGAGAAGAGGTGAAGTTTATAAATACTTTATTGCACATTATAAAACATGTTAAATAAAATGGATAGATTTTTAAGGTATAGTAATACATTGATTTTTGTACAATTAAATATGATTCAGATTCAAACTTGAGATTTTACAGTCCTATAAATGATTCCAGTATCACTgaattaaaactcattagttaTATACAAtacattattttataaattatttggcGCCCTCAAATATTATTGTCTAGCTCTGCTATTGATTGAAATATTGCTATAGTCAACTCTTGGGAACACATTTCACACTCAGAAAGAGAGACAAACACACATTGCAGAGTCTACAAAAAAGCACAACATACCAGGCACAAAGTAAGGGATACACCAACTATACTTGTGGCTCCAGGAAACAAACTAAGGACATAAGAGAATAATATGAGGGAATAATAGTTCATGCAAGATCATAAATACAAAGAAAACAATTGCACTTTCACACCATACTAAATATATGAAAATGTGAATTGGAATTCTGCCATTCTGAAATGAcagaaaaagataaaataacaTTATAACCTATCGATTATAAATAACATTGTTATAAAATTTGCAGGCAGGATTAAACACTACTTGCAATATGTGCCTATTGCAGGCATGACAGACTGAGAAAGAGAGAATCTAAACAGTAGATTATCAAACTACATAGTTTATTAGAACTCCTCTGAAAAGGGCATAAACAATTGTAGGCCTGATAATTGCAAATGTAAGCTTTATTTACAAAGTTAATAAATTGAACAAACAAACTATAGGGTCAGTTGGAGCAGAAAACTGACCAATTTGGACAGCTAGATTTTTACAACGTCAATGTATTTATACTACCATGTCACACCCTGGAAATAATCAGTCCAAAGGCCTATATACAGTCTCATCAACTTGATCCAAAACTTCCCATGACTTCTACTATTTATGTACTTCACAGTTGTCACGAAAACAGTGTGCTCAACATCTCATTAGAGTGGATCCTGTAACAGTATTAATTCACAATATATTTGAAACTAAACTTCCCATCCCACCAAATCTTGCACAAATGTTCTATTTCATTCTTCTGATGCACGAAATAAAAACCTTTCAAGTTGCATTGGCCAATCTTCTCCAAGAATCTGAGGGTTTAGTTCCATTGCAAGCTGAAAATCTAACATGGACACTGCAATGGACCTGCTGGGTTTTTGAAAATATCTCACAGGCCACACCCCATTCAAACCAGATATGGAACAAATTTGTCCTTGGCTTGTATGTTTCCCTCCAGATCTTGAACCAGCTAAACCCATACAGGGTTTTATCAATCTCTTCAAGTAAACATCGAGGCTGTTATTTAACAAATCAGCACAATCAACTGAAACTTTTATTCCTTCCATCTCCAACTTCTGCTCCAACCTCTTTCTTAAAGAATTGGAATCAGGTAATTCACCACTATTCTGACAGGTCCCCATATGATAAGAAGATGCCAAGCGATTACACAGTACTTTTCGTGCCCCTTTACTGTTCAAGGGGATGCCAAGAGGAGCTCTAACAGGGCTCCTACTATAAATGCTGGGGCTTCCAGCAGCCTGATCAACCTCTTCTCCATCCTCCACAGAGCCAGGGGGTTTGCTGACCAAAGAAAGCAGCTCAGTGGTACTCTGTTCTTGGTTTTTAGGGATTGAATCTTCAAATGCAATAGTATGGCTCTTCCCATGAGGGCCAAGAGGGCTAGGACGATCTCTAAACTTGCGTTCACTAAGAACTGACCTCCCCTTACAAGGAGATTGGAGAAAATCCCTGCATAGGGATTGAAGACTACTTTTTTGATACCCATTAGGCACTTTGACACTTAAAGCGCCTTTAGCTTTGCTCTCCTTTGGCGGGGGAGTCCTGGAGAAATGTGCATTTTTTATAATTGATCTGAGGAGGTGGTTATGAAGTCGTACATTTTCCCTCCCTATTGTACCAATGCAAAGTCTATCAAAATCAGATTTGCTAATCTTAATACTCAGAAACTTTGAGAGGAGATCAAAGTACTTCTGGGCTTTTagatgaccaagcttcttctcaatCTGCAATTTTAGCTCTAATGTGCCTATCCGGGCAAAATGCCTAGCTGCTGGCATTTTAGTTTCAAAACTCCTCACTAGCAATCatcaaaacaaaaacaaaattatATGGTTATGCTAAAAACCATTGCATGgaaaattacaacaaaaaataaTTTCCCAATTAAAATCACAAAAGAAGCAAAAATTCTAGATTTTAAAAAGATATATACTTAAAACAAGCTTGTCATTTCTATTAGAACCCCAAGAACCTAAATTCATCAGTTTCTAGCAATTCACTATTCGCCAAGTAAAGTCAACAGTAGAAGCAAAGACAAGAAGAATAACTAAATTCCAGAACAAAAGAAACAAAACCCATATCAAAATTAATAGAAAAACGCAAATTTTAACTTCATTTTACTCATTACAGCTTCAATTCAATTAGTTGTTCACCAAATCAAAGCTTAAACATGGAATACAAAATACACAAAAAATTTTCACCACCCAACTTCCACTTCACATAAACAAACAGAAGAAAACAACAAAACtaggaaaaaaataaa
It contains:
- the LOC110665125 gene encoding uncharacterized protein LOC110665125, translated to MPAARHFARIGTLELKLQIEKKLGHLKAQKYFDLLSKFLSIKISKSDFDRLCIGTIGRENVRLHNHLLRSIIKNAHFSRTPPPKESKAKGALSVKVPNGYQKSSLQSLCRDFLQSPCKGRSVLSERKFRDRPSPLGPHGKSHTIAFEDSIPKNQEQSTTELLSLVSKPPGSVEDGEEVDQAAGSPSIYSRSPVRAPLGIPLNSKGARKVLCNRLASSYHMGTCQNSGELPDSNSLRKRLEQKLEMEGIKVSVDCADLLNNSLDVYLKRLIKPCMGLAGSRSGGKHTSQGQICSISGLNGVWPVRYFQKPSRSIAVSMLDFQLAMELNPQILGEDWPMQLERFLFRASEE
- the LOC110665127 gene encoding peroxidase 73; the protein is MMGSFQLILVLSLSFSLCLFSSSVSAQLRQNYYANICPNVESIVRNAVQKKFQQTFVTVPGTLRLFFHDCFVQGCDASVIIQSTPNNKAEKDHPDNLSLAGDGFDTVIKAKAAVDAIPSCRNKVSCADILAMATRDVVALSGGPSYAVELGRLDGLSSTAASVNGKLPKETFNLNQLNSLFASHGLSQTDMIALSAAHTLGFSHCNRFSNRIYNFSRQNPVDPTLNPSYATELQQMCPRNVDPRIAVNMDPITPNTFDNVYFKNLQNGKGLFTADQVLFTDPRSRPTVNAWASNSPAFERAFVAAMKKLGRVGVKTGKKGNIRQDCAVLN